CGCGGATCCGGCCGTCGTCGGTGATCGTGGTGCCCTCCAGCGGCACGTTCAGGTCGGCGCGCACGAACACGCGCTTGCCCTCGACACCGGCTTCGATGAGCTCTTCGATGGTCTTCACGGGGATTCGGTTCTCCTGGGGAGATGGTTGATGCGCAGAGGCGGCACGGCGCAGGGGCCGCCTGGAAAGTACTGGAAGCGCGGAACGAGGGCCCGGTCGGCATGGTGCGCCGTCCGGGCCCTCGCCCCTACATCACGTCAGCTCCCACTGCGTCAGAGCTGCCCACCGACGAGGGTGACCAGGTCCACGACGCGGTTCGAGTAGCCCCACTCGTTGTCGTACCAGCCGAGCACCTTGACCTGGTTGCCCTGGACCATGGTGAGCTGGCTGTCGAAGATGCAGGACGCCGGGTCGTTGACGATGTCCGAGGAGACGATCGGGTCCTCGGTGTAGGCCAGGATGCCCTTGAGGGGGCCCTCCTGGGCGGCCTTCTGGAAGGCCGCGTTGACCTCGTCCTTGGTGACCTCGCGCTCCAGGGTGACGACCAGGTCCGTGATGGAGCCGGTCGGGACCGGGACGCGCAGCGAGGTGCCGTCCAGCTTGCCCTTCAGCTCCGGCAGGACCAGGGCGGTCGCCTTGGCGGCACCGGTCGAGGTCGGGATGATGTTCTGGCTCGCCGCACGAGCACGGCGCAGGTCCTTGTGCGGGAAGTCCAGGGTGACCTGGTCGTTGGTGAACGCGTGGACGGTGGTCATCAGGCCCTTGACGATGCCGAACGCCTCGTTCAGCACCTTCGCCATCGGCGCCACGCAGTTGGTGGTGCAGGAGGCGTTGGAGATGATGTCGTGCTTGGCGGCGTCGTACTTGTCGTCGTTGACACCCAGGACGATGGTGACGTCCTCGTCGGTGGCGGGCGCCGAGATGATGACCTTCTTCGCACCGGCGGCGAGGTGCTTCTTCGCAGCCTCGGCCTTGGTGAAGATGCCGGTGGACTCGACGACGATGTCGGCGCCCAGGGCGGCCCACGGGAGGTTGGCCGGGTCACGCTCGGCGGTCACCTTGAAGGTGTGGCCGTCGACGGTGATGCTGTCCTCGGTGTGCGAGACCTCGCCCGGGAAGGTACCCAGGGTGGTGTCGTACTTGAGCAGGTGAGCCAGGGTCTTCGTGTCGGTGAGGTCGTTGACACCGACGATCTCGATGTCCGCGCCCTGGGCCTTGACCGCCCGGAAGAAGTTGCGGCCGATGCGGCCGAAGCCGTTGATGCCTACCCGGATCGTCACGAACCGATCTCCTCGTTAGGTACGCCGGGCCGGAGCCCGACGGGGGTGAGATTTGGGAAGTCCCCGACCGCCTATGACCCTACCCCTCCGGGGCCTTTTGGGGCACATCGCGCCACCTCGTGAGACGTGGCGTGGCGTGCCCGGAACCCGGTTTCAGGCCGTCCTCCCCCGGTTCGGCAGGCAGTTGGCCCCGGGCCCAATGGTCTCTACCAATTCGGTCTTTCCGGAGCCTTCGGACCCCCGTCCGGAAACGACGGCGGCCGGCGCCCGGAAACCCGGGTGCCGGCCGCGTCTCGATCACGGACCGTGAGCGTCAGTTCATCGCCATCTCGTCGGTCAGGCTGGCCTCGGTGCTCGGCAGGCCGAGCTCGGAGGCGCGCTTGTCGGCCAT
The genomic region above belongs to Streptomyces sp. 1331.2 and contains:
- the gap gene encoding type I glyceraldehyde-3-phosphate dehydrogenase; this translates as MTIRVGINGFGRIGRNFFRAVKAQGADIEIVGVNDLTDTKTLAHLLKYDTTLGTFPGEVSHTEDSITVDGHTFKVTAERDPANLPWAALGADIVVESTGIFTKAEAAKKHLAAGAKKVIISAPATDEDVTIVLGVNDDKYDAAKHDIISNASCTTNCVAPMAKVLNEAFGIVKGLMTTVHAFTNDQVTLDFPHKDLRRARAASQNIIPTSTGAAKATALVLPELKGKLDGTSLRVPVPTGSITDLVVTLEREVTKDEVNAAFQKAAQEGPLKGILAYTEDPIVSSDIVNDPASCIFDSQLTMVQGNQVKVLGWYDNEWGYSNRVVDLVTLVGGQL